A window of Castanea sativa cultivar Marrone di Chiusa Pesio chromosome 1, ASM4071231v1 contains these coding sequences:
- the LOC142639832 gene encoding uncharacterized protein LOC142639832: protein MPRPGPRPYECVRRAWHSDRHQPMRGSIIQQIFRVVNESHSAVTKKNKEWLEKLPIVVLKAEEIMYSKANSEVEYMSLETLWDRVNDAINTIIRRDESTETGELLPPCIEAALNLGCVPVRASRSQRHTNPRSYLTPRTHEPPSAPARTTYEHRPQLSPVHSGNQLNLARTTSINSARFVSESNCHVNPNANLTAPRTYPFSLESVPAGRNQLMTMESNTPLNLGTVYPLYYGTHYQTRESQLGSRVPEEPHSNTIYVGTPIRTSTSEPAEIGVLQNLFASKNSENTSRGFEQDTQEKPRERECDLSLRLGLSSHSCMNIDKSLACETEDVGSTGSQDGGKVGDLSPQTKEFCFFPRQAANDPFESSSREWNSKGEGQNLEATMRKRKVPDDGQFCWQMELPSDRFTGHIEGRGL, encoded by the exons ATGCCAAGGCCAGGCCCTAGACCTTACGAGTGCGTTAGGAGAGCTTGGCACAGCGATAGACACCAACCCATGAGAGGTTCCATTATTCAACAGATTTTCAG GGTCGTCAATGAGTCTCACAGCGCTGTAACTAAAAAGAACAAAGAGTGGCTAGAGAAACTCCCTATTGTTGTTCTGAAAGCAGAAGAAATCATGTACTCCAAAGCAAATTCTGAG GTTGAGTATATGAGTCTTGAAACACTATGGGACAGAGTAAATGATGCCATTAACACAATCATTCGGAGAGATGAGAGCACTGAAACCGGAGAGCTTTTGCCGCCTTGCATTGAAG CTGCCCTTAATCTGGGCTGTGTTCCGGTGAGGGCTTCGAGAAGCCAAAGGCACACTAATCCTAGGAGTTACCTTACACCGAGAACCCATGAGCCCCCTTCTGCACCTGCTAGAACTACTTATGAACATCGGCCTCAGTTGTCGCCAGTTCACTCCGGAAACCAGTTAAACCTTGCAAGAACCACTTCCATAAATTCTGCTCGTTTTGTTTCGGAATCTAATTGCCATGTCAACCCAAATGCTAACCTCACTGCCCCTCGGACTTACCCTTTCTCACTAGAGAGCGTTCCTGCTGGTCGTAACCAGTTGATGACCATGGAAAGTAACACCCCATTGAACTTGGGTACAGTGTATCCATTGTATTATGGAACTCACTATCAAACTAGAGAGTCTCAATTAGGCTCCCGGGTCCCAGAAGAGCCACATTCCAATACTATATATGTTGGCACACCAATCAGAACATCAACTTCAGAGCCTGCTGAAATTGGCGTCTTGCAGAACCTTTTCGCTTCTAAGAACTCTGAAAATACTTCAAGAGGCTTTGAGCAAGACACCCAGGAGAAGCCACGGGAGAGAGAATGTGATTTATCTTTGAGGTTGGGTCTATCTTCTCACTCGTGTATGAACATTGACAAAAGTTTAGCTTGTGAAACCGAAGATGTTGGTTCAACTGGTTCTCAAGATGGGGGGAAGGTTGGTGATTTGTCTCCACAGACAAAGGAGTTCTGTTTTTTCCCGAGGCAGGCTGCTAATGATCCCTTTGAGTCTAGTTCAAGAGAGTGGAATTCAAAGGGTGAAGGTCAGAATTTGGAGGCAACAATGAGGAAGCGTAAGGTGCCCGATGATGGGCAATTTTGCTGGCAAATGGAGCTTCCATCTGACCGGTTTACTGGTCATATTGAAGGGCGAGGTTTGTAG